In Chthoniobacterales bacterium, a single window of DNA contains:
- a CDS encoding ABC transporter permease, giving the protein MPAVVPAANPVSTSAAFERRPGLGAWLFMTPLLVWLILFVVAPSILLIVYSFAERDVLGRVVFNFTWENYIRAFDWKWLKILLDSIWYAFLTTIICMVVGFPVAWFIGRSPARYRNLLMTLVMIPFWTSFLIRTYAWITILSRDGFLNAALLAGGLINQPLVMMYTPFAVVLGLVYNYLPFMILPIYTSVEKLDNALVEAAYDLGAGPVRAFSKVIIPLTQPGIAAGALLVFVPAIAMFAITTLMGGGANPTIGEVIQKQFTSARNQPFGAALGTLLLLLFFVSLWFTRSRRK; this is encoded by the coding sequence GTGCCCGCCGTCGTTCCTGCCGCCAATCCCGTTTCGACCTCCGCCGCCTTCGAGCGTCGGCCCGGTCTCGGCGCCTGGTTATTCATGACGCCACTGCTGGTCTGGCTGATTCTCTTCGTCGTTGCCCCCAGCATCCTGCTGATCGTCTACAGCTTTGCGGAGCGTGACGTTCTCGGCCGCGTCGTCTTCAACTTCACGTGGGAAAATTACATCCGCGCCTTCGACTGGAAGTGGCTGAAGATTCTTCTCGATTCGATCTGGTATGCGTTCCTCACCACGATCATCTGCATGGTCGTCGGTTTCCCCGTCGCCTGGTTCATCGGTCGCTCGCCGGCCCGCTACCGCAATCTCCTCATGACGCTCGTCATGATTCCCTTTTGGACGAGTTTCCTCATCCGCACCTATGCGTGGATCACGATTCTCAGCCGCGACGGTTTCCTCAACGCCGCGCTGCTCGCCGGCGGCCTCATCAATCAGCCGCTCGTGATGATGTATACGCCGTTCGCCGTCGTGCTCGGCCTCGTTTACAACTACCTCCCGTTCATGATTCTCCCGATCTACACGAGCGTGGAGAAACTCGATAACGCCCTCGTCGAGGCTGCCTACGACCTTGGCGCCGGCCCGGTGCGCGCCTTCTCGAAGGTCATCATTCCCCTCACCCAGCCCGGCATCGCCGCCGGAGCGCTCCTCGTTTTCGTGCCTGCCATCGCAATGTTCGCCATCACCACGCTCATGGGCGGCGGCGCGAATCCCACTATCGGCGAGGTCATCCAGAAGCAATTCACCTCGGCTCGCAATCAGCCCTTCGGAGCCGCCCTCGGCACCCTCCTTCTCCTCCTCTTCTTCGTCTCGCTCTGGTTCACCCGATCGCGTCGAAAATAG
- a CDS encoding ABC transporter permease produces the protein MVEQAAGVPTAVGRRRGLSGQQIQQWLFGGWTVVVFAFLYIPILLLIIFSFNESKLGIRWTGFTTKWYASLFENHVLMGAFQNSLIVASFTTVFATLLGTIGAWLMFRYRFPFRRALGLLIFIPMVMPEVLMGVSLMSLFVQMKFALGFAAMIIAHTTFCFPFVLVGVQARLEGIDPSLEEAAMDLGATPVQAFWKVIVPYLMPAIVAGALMSFTLSFDEYIVSVFLTNAGSQTLPLKVYGMAKKGLSPELNALSTLFVVGTFLLVLASQFTQRNKTT, from the coding sequence ATGGTGGAACAAGCGGCGGGGGTTCCAACGGCTGTCGGTCGGCGGCGAGGTCTCTCCGGTCAACAGATCCAGCAGTGGCTGTTCGGCGGGTGGACTGTCGTCGTCTTCGCGTTCCTCTACATCCCGATCCTCCTGCTCATCATCTTCTCGTTCAACGAGTCGAAGCTCGGCATCCGGTGGACCGGGTTCACAACGAAGTGGTATGCCTCGCTGTTTGAAAATCACGTGCTGATGGGTGCGTTTCAAAACAGCCTCATCGTCGCAAGTTTCACCACGGTCTTCGCCACCCTGCTCGGAACGATCGGTGCATGGCTGATGTTCCGCTATCGGTTCCCGTTCCGACGGGCGCTCGGCCTTCTCATCTTCATACCGATGGTGATGCCCGAAGTGCTGATGGGCGTCAGCCTCATGTCGCTGTTCGTGCAGATGAAATTCGCACTCGGGTTTGCGGCGATGATCATTGCCCACACCACGTTCTGTTTTCCATTCGTGCTGGTCGGCGTGCAGGCACGCCTCGAGGGCATCGACCCCTCGCTCGAAGAGGCGGCCATGGACCTCGGCGCTACGCCGGTCCAGGCGTTCTGGAAAGTCATCGTGCCTTATCTGATGCCTGCGATCGTCGCCGGCGCGTTGATGTCCTTCACGCTCTCGTTCGACGAATACATCGTCAGCGTTTTCCTCACGAACGCTGGCTCGCAAACCCTGCCGCTCAAGGTCTACGGCATGGCCAAGAAAGGTCTTAGCCCCGAGTTGAATGCCCTCAGCACGCTCTTCGTCGTCGGCACGTTCCTTCTCGTTCTCGCCAGTCAGTTCACTCAACGGAATAAAACCACATGA
- a CDS encoding TVP38/TMEM64 family protein has product MHEMWLEWTTRGLDWVGQSGWVGWVGFIVIYTITCVLFLPGSVLTVGAGAIYGFWGGTLLVSISNLVGAVVNFLTSRYLLQGWLQRKFAHNRKFHALDDAIASEGWRIILLSRISPVVPHSIVSYACGLTKLSLAKFSLASWLGFIPISAAYSYVGAFLGKFARASIGQPHGEGSWVTWTFYAVGLIVTLVVTVWSMRVAARALRTKVTP; this is encoded by the coding sequence ATGCACGAGATGTGGTTGGAGTGGACGACCCGCGGTCTCGACTGGGTCGGGCAGAGCGGCTGGGTCGGCTGGGTCGGGTTCATCGTGATCTATACGATCACGTGCGTGTTGTTTCTGCCGGGCTCGGTGCTGACCGTTGGCGCCGGCGCGATCTATGGGTTCTGGGGCGGCACGCTGCTTGTCTCCATCAGCAATCTGGTCGGCGCCGTTGTGAACTTCCTCACGAGCCGCTACCTGCTCCAAGGCTGGCTCCAGCGAAAATTTGCGCACAACAGGAAGTTCCATGCGCTCGACGACGCGATCGCGAGCGAAGGCTGGCGCATCATTCTGCTCAGCCGGATTTCGCCCGTCGTTCCGCACAGCATCGTGAGTTACGCCTGCGGCCTCACGAAACTTTCCCTCGCCAAATTCTCCCTCGCGTCCTGGCTCGGGTTCATCCCGATCAGCGCCGCGTATTCGTATGTCGGCGCGTTCCTCGGCAAGTTTGCGCGCGCGAGCATCGGTCAGCCGCATGGCGAGGGCTCGTGGGTGACGTGGACGTTTTACGCGGTCGGCCTGATCGTTACTCTCGTGGTGACGGTTTGGTCGATGCGCGTCGCGGCCCGCGCGCTTCGGACAAAGGTGACGCCCTGA
- a CDS encoding spermidine/putrescine ABC transporter substrate-binding protein, whose translation MKTKRHLVSLGALAAAVLALSGCGKPAAPETPKSVEPAKPTAAASPAAATPATADEPNEKFDTGEPKELNLFCWSEYVPQSVIDRFTKQTGIKVNVENYASNEEMLAKLLSGGGKYDLVQPSEYVIEALIKDGQLLELDHSLIPNLKNLAPEFANMSFDPGNKYSVPWMAGTVGIVVNTELVPDEFKTYADVFQDKYKGNIVVLDDAREIVSWGLTSIGIPVNDVTDENLAKVKPVLAKWLPLVKVYDSDSPKTALLNGDVAIGVVWSGEGAILVKEDKKFKWVLPPGAHLFVDSLAVPKAAPHPRNAQLFMNFVLRPKISTLISEDFPYLNPNVEARKLLTPEQLANPASFPTGDVSKMEVFHDIGTQASKVDDLITTLKVQ comes from the coding sequence ATGAAAACCAAACGCCACCTCGTCAGTCTCGGCGCTCTCGCCGCCGCGGTCCTCGCCCTCAGCGGCTGCGGTAAGCCCGCCGCGCCGGAAACCCCGAAATCCGTGGAGCCTGCCAAACCGACTGCAGCCGCCAGCCCCGCCGCCGCCACTCCCGCGACCGCGGACGAACCCAATGAGAAATTCGATACCGGTGAGCCCAAGGAGCTGAACCTCTTCTGCTGGTCCGAATACGTGCCGCAGTCCGTCATCGATCGGTTCACGAAACAAACCGGCATCAAGGTGAACGTCGAGAACTACGCTTCGAACGAAGAGATGCTCGCGAAGCTGCTCTCCGGTGGAGGCAAATACGATCTCGTCCAGCCCAGCGAGTATGTCATCGAGGCGCTCATCAAGGATGGCCAGCTCCTCGAACTCGACCACTCGCTCATTCCGAATCTCAAGAATCTCGCTCCCGAGTTCGCGAACATGTCCTTCGATCCGGGCAACAAATACTCCGTCCCCTGGATGGCCGGCACCGTGGGCATCGTCGTGAACACCGAGCTCGTTCCCGACGAGTTCAAGACCTACGCCGACGTCTTCCAGGACAAATACAAGGGCAACATCGTCGTGCTCGACGACGCCCGCGAGATCGTGAGCTGGGGCCTCACCTCGATCGGCATCCCCGTCAACGACGTCACCGACGAGAACCTCGCCAAGGTGAAGCCCGTGCTCGCGAAGTGGCTCCCGCTCGTGAAGGTCTACGATTCCGACAGCCCGAAGACCGCGCTGCTCAACGGCGACGTGGCCATCGGCGTCGTGTGGAGCGGCGAGGGCGCCATCCTCGTGAAAGAGGACAAGAAGTTCAAATGGGTGCTCCCGCCCGGCGCGCATCTTTTCGTCGACAGCCTTGCGGTGCCAAAGGCCGCGCCGCACCCCAGGAACGCCCAGCTGTTCATGAACTTCGTCCTCCGCCCGAAGATCTCGACGCTCATCTCCGAGGACTTCCCCTATCTCAATCCCAACGTCGAGGCCCGCAAGCTTCTCACGCCTGAGCAGCTCGCGAATCCCGCCAGCTTCCCGACCGGCGACGTGAGCAAGATGGAAGTCTTCCACGACATCGGCACCCAGGCCTCGAAGGTCGACGACCTCATCACCACGCTCAAAGTCCAGTAA